Proteins encoded in a region of the Botrytis cinerea B05.10 chromosome 11, complete sequence genome:
- the BcmctA gene encoding BcmctA, whose translation MESTKTHKVKDGPTNIGIAVDSDVVIERSVEEAETKNERLEAVQSESEKQNAFIMDFPDGGARAWSVAAGAAGVLFCTFGYINAFGVYQEYYQTHQLSHRTPSDISWIGSLQVFFLFSGSAVGGPLFDRYGGRTIWPAALLYVFSVMMTSLCKEYYQFMLAQGILGGVATGMTMAPGMTAVGQYFNKKRGAAMGITVAGSSVGGVIFPIALAKMFANPKLGFGWSVRIIGFIMLAVLGISCTTIRARLPPRKKSFFLPAAFKELPYITLLFSAFLMILGVFIPIFYLPSYAVQYGMSTELASYLVSILNGASFFGRVIPGILADKIGRLNMLCAVGVSTGILVFCWQSITSNAGIIVFAAIYGFCSGAIVSLVTLCLAMVPKNPQNIGTYMGMGMFVTAFAALIGPPINGALVERYHSFHQVADFSGVVVLVGGLSVLVIKVVEGGILKKV comes from the exons ATGGAATCCACCAAGACCCATAAGGTTAAGGATGGCCCCACAAACATTGGCATAGCCGTCGATTCCGACGTTGTCATCGAGAGATCAGTGGAGGAAGCGGAAACCAAGAACGAAAGATTGGAAGCGGTTCAAAGCGAAAGCGAAAAGCAAAATGCGTTTATTATGGATTTTCCCGACGGGGGAGCAAGGGCTTGGTCTGTAGCAGCTGGAGCAGCTGGAGTTTTATTCTGTACATTTGGATATATAAATGCTTTCG GCGTTTACCAAGAATACTACCAAACCCATCAACTCTCCCATCGAACCCCTTCCGATATATCATGGATTGGATCTCTCCAGGTATTCTTTCTCTTTAGCGGAAGTGCCGTTGGTGGCCCACTCTTCGATCGTTATGGGGGAAGAACAATATGGCCTGCTGCACTTCTATACGTCTTTAGCGTCATGATGACCAGTCTCTGCAAGGAATACTATCAATTCATGCTCGCACAAGGTATTCTCGGTGGAGTAGCTACTGGTATGACAATGGCGCCTGGAATGACAGCTGTTGGCCAATACTTCAATAAAAAGAGAGGCGCGGCAATGGGCATCACAGTCGCCGGGTCTTCAGTGGGAGGAGTTATATTTCCAATTGCCTTAGCAAAAATGTTTGCGAACCCaaaattgggatttggatggagTGTCCGAATTATCGGATTCATTATGCTTGCAGTCCTTGGAATTTCCTGTACGACTATCCGAGCGCGACTGCCCCCTCGGAAAAAATCATTCTTCCTTCCAGCGGCATTCAAGGAGCTTCCTTATATCACTTTACTTTTCTCAGCTTTCTTGATGATTCTCGGTGTATTTATTCCTATCTTCTACCTTCCATCATATGCCGTTCAGTATGGGATGAGCACGGAGTTGGCTTCATACCTTGTTTCGATACTGAATGGTGCTTCATTCTTTGGTCGTGTTATTCCTGGTATTTTGGCGGATAAAATTGGTCGACTGAATATGTTATGTGCGGTCGGCGTTTCCACTGgaatattagtattttgcTGGCAAAGTATCACGTCTAATGCTGGTATCATCGTTTTTGCGGCCATCTACGGATTTTGTTCGGGAGCAATCGTGTCACTAGTGACTTTATGTCTTGCAATGGTCCCTAAGAATCCTCAAAACATCGGAACCTATATGGGAATGGGTATGTTCGTTACCGCATTTGCAGCTTTGATAGGTCCACCTATCAATGGTGCACTTGTCGAACGTTACCATTCTTTTCATCAAGTTGCGGACTTCAGTGGTGTTGTGGTGTTGGTTGGTGGATTATCTGTTCTCGTGATCAAAGTTGTGGAAGGTGGAATACTGAAGAAGGTTTAA
- the BcmctA gene encoding BcmctA: protein MESTKTHKVKDGPTNIGIAVDSDVVIERSVEEAETKNERLEAVQSESEKQNAFIMDFPDGGARAWSVAAGAAGVLFCTFGYINAFGGSIGTSQLPFDFSRLFNHRPSFTDNALFENWPQLTIYSGVYQEYYQTHQLSHRTPSDISWIGSLQVFFLFSGSAVGGPLFDRYGGRTIWPAALLYVFSVMMTSLCKEYYQFMLAQGILGGVATGMTMAPGMTAVGQYFNKKRGAAMGITVAGSSVGGVIFPIALAKMFANPKLGFGWSVRIIGFIMLAVLGISCTTIRARLPPRKKSFFLPAAFKELPYITLLFSAFLMILGVFIPIFYLPSYAVQYGMSTELASYLVSILNGASFFGRVIPGILADKIGRLNMLCAVGVSTGILVFCWQSITSNAGIIVFAAIYGFCSGAIVSLVTLCLAMVPKNPQNIGTYMGMGMFVTAFAALIGPPINGALVERYHSFHQVADFSGVVVLVGGLSVLVIKVVEGGILKKV, encoded by the coding sequence ATGGAATCCACCAAGACCCATAAGGTTAAGGATGGCCCCACAAACATTGGCATAGCCGTCGATTCCGACGTTGTCATCGAGAGATCAGTGGAGGAAGCGGAAACCAAGAACGAAAGATTGGAAGCGGTTCAAAGCGAAAGCGAAAAGCAAAATGCGTTTATTATGGATTTTCCCGACGGGGGAGCAAGGGCTTGGTCTGTAGCAGCTGGAGCAGCTGGAGTTTTATTCTGTACATTTGGATATATAAATGCTTTCGGTGGGTCTATCGGAACCTCACAACTCCCGTTTGATTTCTCAAGATTGTTCAACCATCGTCCCTCCTTTACAGATAACGccctttttgaaaattggcCACAACTAACCATTTACTCAGGCGTTTACCAAGAATACTACCAAACCCATCAACTCTCCCATCGAACCCCTTCCGATATATCATGGATTGGATCTCTCCAGGTATTCTTTCTCTTTAGCGGAAGTGCCGTTGGTGGCCCACTCTTCGATCGTTATGGGGGAAGAACAATATGGCCTGCTGCACTTCTATACGTCTTTAGCGTCATGATGACCAGTCTCTGCAAGGAATACTATCAATTCATGCTCGCACAAGGTATTCTCGGTGGAGTAGCTACTGGTATGACAATGGCGCCTGGAATGACAGCTGTTGGCCAATACTTCAATAAAAAGAGAGGCGCGGCAATGGGCATCACAGTCGCCGGGTCTTCAGTGGGAGGAGTTATATTTCCAATTGCCTTAGCAAAAATGTTTGCGAACCCaaaattgggatttggatggagTGTCCGAATTATCGGATTCATTATGCTTGCAGTCCTTGGAATTTCCTGTACGACTATCCGAGCGCGACTGCCCCCTCGGAAAAAATCATTCTTCCTTCCAGCGGCATTCAAGGAGCTTCCTTATATCACTTTACTTTTCTCAGCTTTCTTGATGATTCTCGGTGTATTTATTCCTATCTTCTACCTTCCATCATATGCCGTTCAGTATGGGATGAGCACGGAGTTGGCTTCATACCTTGTTTCGATACTGAATGGTGCTTCATTCTTTGGTCGTGTTATTCCTGGTATTTTGGCGGATAAAATTGGTCGACTGAATATGTTATGTGCGGTCGGCGTTTCCACTGgaatattagtattttgcTGGCAAAGTATCACGTCTAATGCTGGTATCATCGTTTTTGCGGCCATCTACGGATTTTGTTCGGGAGCAATCGTGTCACTAGTGACTTTATGTCTTGCAATGGTCCCTAAGAATCCTCAAAACATCGGAACCTATATGGGAATGGGTATGTTCGTTACCGCATTTGCAGCTTTGATAGGTCCACCTATCAATGGTGCACTTGTCGAACGTTACCATTCTTTTCATCAAGTTGCGGACTTCAGTGGTGTTGTGGTGTTGGTTGGTGGATTATCTGTTCTCGTGATCAAAGTTGTGGAAGGTGGAATACTGAAGAAGGTTTAA